In one Streptomyces marincola genomic region, the following are encoded:
- a CDS encoding aldo/keto reductase — protein MRYRTLGAGALRVGAVGLGCMPMSWGYTAPGRHGESALRAVHAALDAGCSLLDTADMYGPFTNELLLGRVLRERRPDAFVATKCGLLVGDQHIVANGSPAYVRRACDASLRRLRTDVIDLYQLHRVDPEVPVEETWGAMAELVRAGKVRALGLCALAARGGPGASDAAAYRSALGVLSRVQQVFPVSAVQAELSVWSPAAGAELLPWCEARGIGFLAAMPLGSGFLTGTLVPGGGFGPADLRARHPRFTAEMMAANQPVVAGLRRVAERHPGATPAQVALAWLLAQGRHVVPLPGTRRAHWAGENAAASALDLPPHDLAEIAELPPARESWD, from the coding sequence GTGCGGTACCGGACGTTGGGGGCGGGGGCGCTGCGGGTCGGCGCCGTCGGACTCGGCTGCATGCCGATGAGCTGGGGTTACACGGCGCCGGGCCGGCACGGTGAGTCCGCGCTGCGCGCCGTGCACGCCGCGCTCGACGCGGGCTGCTCGCTGCTCGACACCGCGGACATGTACGGGCCGTTCACGAACGAGTTGCTGCTCGGCCGGGTCCTGAGGGAACGGCGGCCGGACGCGTTCGTGGCCACCAAGTGCGGGCTGCTGGTGGGCGATCAGCACATCGTGGCGAACGGCAGTCCCGCGTACGTGCGGCGCGCCTGCGACGCGTCGCTGCGCCGGCTGCGGACGGACGTCATCGACCTCTACCAGCTGCACCGCGTCGACCCCGAGGTGCCGGTCGAGGAGACGTGGGGCGCCATGGCGGAACTGGTGCGCGCGGGCAAGGTGCGCGCGCTCGGACTGTGCGCGCTGGCGGCCCGCGGCGGCCCCGGCGCGTCGGACGCCGCCGCGTACAGGTCCGCGCTCGGGGTGCTGTCGCGGGTGCAGCAGGTGTTCCCCGTGAGCGCGGTGCAGGCGGAGCTGTCCGTGTGGTCGCCCGCGGCGGGCGCGGAGCTGCTGCCCTGGTGCGAGGCCCGCGGCATCGGGTTCCTGGCGGCGATGCCGCTCGGCAGCGGCTTCCTGACGGGCACGCTGGTACCGGGGGGCGGGTTCGGGCCCGCGGACCTGCGGGCCAGGCACCCGAGGTTCACGGCCGAGATGATGGCGGCCAACCAGCCCGTGGTCGCCGGGCTGCGCCGGGTGGCGGAACGGCACCCAGGGGCGACGCCCGCGCAGGTGGCCCTGGCGTGGCTGCTCGCCCAGGGCCGGCACGTGGTGCCGCTGCCCGGCACCCGGCGGGCGCACTGGGCCGGCGAGAACGCCGCGGCGTCGGCACTCGACCTGCCCCCTCATGATCTCGCGGAGATCGCGGAGCTGCCGCCGGCACGCGAGTCGTGGGACTGA
- a CDS encoding 2-hydroxyacid dehydrogenase: MTTSDVWLPFPPEELAPLPDTLNYVHWNGEPDFPADPARCVFYTVPYLKGPEVATRPLPHMPGVRVVQTLTAGVEHMLPDVPRLPEGAVLCNAGPLHDTSTGELALALALAAQRGIPDAVRDAREGRWAQAVRPSLADRRVLILGYGGIGAAVEERLLPFEVAEVIRVASRARQSRRGPVHGVESLPELLPRAEIVFVTTPLTDATRGLVDAGFLARMPDDALLVNVARGAIVDTGALLAELESGRLRAALDVTDPEPLPAGHPLWQAPGVLITPHVGGPTSAFRPRAERLLHAQLARFAAGEAPDHVVATGGAPTG; this comes from the coding sequence ATGACCACTTCGGACGTCTGGCTGCCGTTCCCGCCCGAGGAACTCGCCCCCCTTCCCGACACCCTGAACTACGTCCACTGGAACGGGGAGCCCGACTTCCCGGCCGATCCGGCGCGGTGCGTCTTCTACACCGTCCCGTACCTGAAGGGGCCCGAGGTGGCCACGCGTCCGCTGCCGCACATGCCGGGGGTCCGGGTCGTGCAGACGCTCACCGCCGGGGTCGAGCACATGCTGCCCGACGTCCCGCGGCTGCCGGAGGGGGCCGTGCTGTGCAACGCGGGGCCGCTGCACGACACCAGCACCGGTGAACTCGCGCTCGCGCTCGCCCTCGCGGCCCAGCGCGGCATCCCCGACGCCGTGCGCGACGCCCGGGAGGGCCGGTGGGCCCAGGCCGTGCGGCCCTCGCTCGCCGACCGGCGCGTGCTGATCCTCGGCTACGGGGGCATCGGAGCGGCCGTGGAGGAGAGGCTGCTGCCGTTCGAGGTGGCCGAGGTCATCCGGGTCGCCAGCCGGGCCAGGCAGTCGCGGCGCGGGCCGGTGCACGGGGTCGAGTCACTGCCGGAGCTGCTGCCGCGGGCCGAGATCGTGTTCGTCACCACGCCGCTGACCGACGCCACCCGCGGCCTCGTGGACGCCGGTTTCCTGGCCCGCATGCCCGACGACGCGCTGCTCGTGAACGTCGCCCGCGGCGCGATCGTGGACACCGGCGCGCTGCTCGCCGAGCTGGAGTCCGGGCGGCTGCGCGCCGCGCTCGACGTCACGGACCCGGAGCCGCTGCCGGCCGGGCACCCCCTGTGGCAGGCCCCGGGCGTGCTGATCACGCCCCATGTCGGCGGCCCGACCAGCGCGTTCAGGCCCCGGGCCGAGCGGCTGCTGCACGCCCAGCTCGCGCGGTTCGCGGCGGGCGAGGCGCCGGACCACGTGGTCGCGACGGGCGGGGCGCCCACCGGCTGA
- the gatA gene encoding Asp-tRNA(Asn)/Glu-tRNA(Gln) amidotransferase subunit GatA yields MADLTRSTAAGLAERIADGTVSAVEVTEAHLARIEAVDEKVHAFLHVDREGALAQARAVDEKRARGERLGPLAGVPLALKDIFTTEGVPTTVGSRILEGWIPPYDATVTRRLKEAGVVILGKTNMDEFAMGSSTENSAFGPTGNPWDLTRIPGGSGGGSAAALASYQAPLAIGTDTGGSIRQPAAVTGTVGVKPTYGGVSRYGMVAFSSSLDQGGPCARTILDAALLHEVIAGHDPLDSTSIDAPVPAVVEAARNGSVDGLRVGVVREFGGEGYQAGVLQRFEEAVGLLRELGAEVVELSCPSFESALAAYYLIAPSECSSNLARFDAMRYGLRIGDDGTRSAEEVTSLTREAGFGAEVKRRIMLGTYALSSGYYDAYYGSAQKARTLVTRDFERAFAQVDVVVAPTTPTTAFPIGERADDPMAMYRADLCTIPVNLAGNAALSLPCGLAPEDGLPVGLQIIAPALADDRLYRVGAAVESAFQARWGHPILEEAPAL; encoded by the coding sequence ATGGCTGATCTGACCCGTTCCACCGCGGCCGGTCTCGCCGAGCGCATCGCGGACGGCACCGTCAGCGCCGTCGAGGTCACCGAGGCGCACCTCGCGCGCATCGAGGCCGTCGACGAGAAGGTGCACGCGTTCCTGCACGTCGACCGCGAGGGGGCGCTCGCCCAGGCGCGCGCCGTGGACGAGAAGCGGGCGCGGGGTGAACGCCTCGGGCCGCTGGCCGGCGTCCCGCTCGCCCTCAAGGACATCTTCACCACCGAGGGCGTGCCCACCACCGTGGGCTCCCGCATCCTGGAGGGCTGGATCCCGCCGTACGACGCGACGGTGACCCGCCGGCTCAAGGAAGCGGGCGTCGTGATTCTCGGCAAGACCAACATGGACGAGTTCGCCATGGGGTCGTCCACCGAGAACAGCGCGTTCGGGCCCACGGGCAACCCCTGGGACCTGACCCGCATCCCCGGTGGCTCCGGCGGCGGTTCGGCCGCGGCCCTCGCCTCCTACCAGGCGCCGCTCGCCATCGGCACCGACACCGGCGGCTCCATCCGGCAGCCCGCGGCCGTCACCGGCACCGTCGGGGTCAAGCCGACCTACGGCGGCGTCTCGCGCTACGGCATGGTGGCCTTCTCGTCCTCCCTCGACCAGGGCGGCCCGTGCGCGCGCACCATCCTCGACGCGGCCCTGCTGCACGAGGTCATCGCGGGGCACGACCCGCTGGACTCCACGTCCATCGACGCCCCGGTGCCCGCGGTCGTCGAGGCGGCCCGCAACGGCTCGGTCGACGGCCTCAGGGTGGGCGTGGTGCGCGAGTTCGGCGGCGAGGGCTACCAGGCCGGCGTGCTCCAGCGGTTCGAGGAGGCCGTCGGCCTGCTGCGCGAGCTCGGGGCCGAGGTCGTCGAGCTGTCCTGCCCCTCGTTCGAGTCGGCCCTGGCGGCCTACTACCTCATCGCGCCCTCCGAGTGCTCGTCGAACCTCGCCAGGTTCGACGCGATGCGCTACGGCCTGCGCATCGGCGACGACGGCACCAGGTCGGCCGAGGAGGTCACCTCGCTCACCCGCGAGGCCGGCTTCGGGGCCGAGGTCAAGCGCCGGATCATGCTCGGCACCTACGCCCTGTCCTCCGGCTACTACGACGCCTACTACGGCAGCGCCCAGAAGGCCCGCACGCTCGTCACCCGCGACTTCGAGCGGGCGTTCGCGCAGGTCGACGTGGTCGTGGCGCCGACGACCCCCACCACCGCGTTCCCCATCGGGGAACGGGCCGACGACCCGATGGCGATGTACCGCGCCGACCTGTGCACGATTCCGGTCAACCTCGCGGGCAACGCCGCCCTGTCCCTGCCCTGCGGCCTGGCTCCCGAGGACGGTCTTCCGGTCGGACTCCAGATCATCGCGCCCGCCCTGGCCGACGACCGGCTGTACCGCGTCGGAGCCGCGGTGGAGTCCGCGTTCCAGGCACGCTGGGGACACCCGATCCTTGAGGAGGCACCCGCGCTATGA
- the gatB gene encoding Asp-tRNA(Asn)/Glu-tRNA(Gln) amidotransferase subunit GatB: MTVTELVSYEDALTSYDPVMGLEVHVELGTKTKMFCGCATTLGAEPNTQTCPTCLGLPGALPVVNAVGVESAVRIGLALNCEIAEWCRFARKNYFYPDMPKNFQTSQYDEPIAFNGYLDVELADGEIFRVGIERAHMEEDTGKSTHIGGATGRIHGASHSLLDYNRAGIPLIEIVTKPITGAGERAPEVARAYVAELRELIRTLGVSEARMEMGQLRCDVNLSLRPHGREAFGTRSETKNVNSLRSVERAVRFEVQRHAAVLDGGGVIVQETRHFHEDNGTTTSGRVKEEAEDYRYFPEPDLVPVAPERSWVEELRAGLPELPLARRARLRAAWGVSAHEMQSALNAGAIDLIVATTEAGADAAAARKWWLGELARRANEQGTELAALPITPEQVARVAALVAEGALNDKLARQTIEGVLAGEGGPDEVVERRGLRIVSDEGALGQAVDEAIAGNPAIADKVRGGKVAAAGALVGAVMKATRGQADAARARQLILERLGVTE, from the coding sequence GTGACCGTCACCGAACTGGTGTCGTACGAGGACGCGCTCACGTCCTACGACCCCGTCATGGGCCTTGAGGTCCACGTCGAACTCGGCACCAAGACCAAGATGTTCTGCGGCTGCGCCACCACACTCGGCGCGGAGCCGAACACGCAGACCTGCCCGACCTGCCTCGGGCTGCCCGGCGCGCTGCCCGTCGTCAACGCGGTGGGCGTGGAGTCCGCCGTCCGCATCGGTCTCGCCCTCAACTGCGAGATCGCGGAGTGGTGCCGCTTCGCCCGGAAGAACTACTTCTATCCGGACATGCCGAAGAACTTCCAGACCTCCCAGTACGACGAGCCCATCGCGTTCAACGGGTACCTCGACGTCGAACTGGCCGACGGCGAGATCTTCCGGGTGGGCATCGAACGCGCCCACATGGAGGAGGACACCGGCAAGTCCACCCACATCGGCGGCGCGACCGGCCGCATCCACGGCGCCTCGCACTCCCTGCTCGACTACAACCGGGCGGGCATCCCCCTCATCGAGATCGTCACCAAGCCGATCACGGGGGCGGGGGAGCGGGCGCCCGAGGTGGCCCGCGCCTACGTGGCCGAGCTGCGCGAGCTGATCCGGACACTCGGCGTCTCCGAGGCGCGCATGGAGATGGGGCAGCTGCGCTGCGACGTCAACCTGTCGCTGCGCCCGCACGGCCGTGAGGCGTTCGGGACGCGCAGCGAGACGAAGAACGTCAACTCGCTGCGCAGCGTCGAACGCGCCGTCCGGTTCGAGGTCCAGCGGCACGCCGCCGTGCTCGACGGCGGCGGCGTGATCGTCCAGGAGACCCGGCACTTCCACGAGGACAACGGCACCACCACCTCGGGGCGCGTCAAGGAGGAGGCCGAGGACTACCGGTACTTCCCCGAGCCCGACCTGGTGCCGGTGGCGCCCGAGCGGTCCTGGGTCGAGGAGCTGCGGGCCGGGCTGCCCGAACTGCCGCTGGCCCGCCGCGCCAGGCTGCGCGCGGCCTGGGGCGTCTCCGCGCACGAGATGCAGTCCGCGTTGAACGCGGGCGCCATCGACCTCATCGTCGCGACGACCGAGGCCGGCGCGGACGCCGCCGCGGCCCGCAAGTGGTGGCTGGGCGAGCTGGCCCGCAGGGCGAACGAGCAGGGCACGGAGCTGGCCGCCCTGCCCATCACCCCCGAGCAGGTCGCGCGCGTCGCCGCCCTGGTCGCGGAGGGCGCGCTCAACGACAAGCTGGCCCGCCAGACGATCGAGGGCGTGCTGGCCGGCGAGGGCGGCCCCGACGAGGTCGTCGAGCGGCGCGGCCTGCGGATCGTCTCCGACGAGGGCGCGCTCGGCCAGGCCGTGGACGAGGCCATCGCGGGCAACCCGGCCATCGCCGACAAGGTGCGCGGCGGCAAGGTCGCGGCGGCCGGCGCCCTCGTCGGCGCCGTCATGAAGGCGACCAGGGGCCAGGCCGACGCGGCGCGGGCCCGGCAGCTCATCCTGGAGCGCCTGGGCGTCACGGAGTAG
- a CDS encoding ROK family protein, translated as MALPVDLVEVLTSSGVASRRAVHVVEVGGSAVQSAVLGEGATVRFADGPHAMRDTGLYGLASPGLVIDGRVRGATQLGWDDVDAWRELGYQRPPDASMNDAEAAALGEWLLRDERPGSLLYAGIGTGLGGALVVDGEVVPSFDLSHRTGFGDGVCHGCRRRGCLNAQVGGEYLPRRLRPEDRRRVVGLLATAIDGAGLPPGTTVVLAGGLVRRTHPDLVPALRSLLRGAFPVEGSAAPEAAKSAAYAGVFHRLAQAEKDGAPGPGEGRSR; from the coding sequence ATGGCGCTTCCTGTGGACCTTGTCGAGGTACTGACATCCAGCGGCGTCGCGTCGAGGAGGGCCGTGCACGTCGTCGAAGTGGGCGGGTCCGCGGTGCAGAGCGCCGTGCTCGGCGAGGGGGCGACCGTGCGCTTTGCCGACGGCCCGCACGCGATGCGTGATACCGGGCTCTACGGTCTCGCCTCACCCGGGCTGGTGATCGATGGGCGCGTCCGGGGTGCCACTCAGCTGGGGTGGGACGACGTGGACGCGTGGCGCGAGCTGGGCTACCAGCGGCCGCCCGATGCGTCGATGAACGACGCCGAAGCCGCCGCGCTGGGCGAATGGCTGCTCCGGGACGAGCGACCCGGCAGCCTGCTCTACGCGGGGATCGGCACGGGACTTGGCGGTGCGCTGGTCGTCGACGGCGAGGTGGTGCCGTCGTTCGATCTGAGCCACCGCACCGGCTTCGGTGACGGCGTCTGCCATGGCTGCCGCCGCAGGGGATGTCTGAACGCCCAGGTTGGAGGGGAGTACCTGCCGCGCAGGCTCCGGCCGGAGGACCGGCGGCGCGTGGTGGGGCTGCTCGCGACCGCCATCGACGGCGCCGGGCTCCCGCCGGGCACAACCGTCGTTCTCGCCGGCGGCCTGGTACGGCGCACCCATCCGGACCTCGTCCCGGCCTTGCGGAGCCTTCTGCGGGGTGCCTTTCCTGTGGAAGGCTCAGCGGCGCCGGAAGCGGCGAAATCCGCCGCGTACGCCGGTGTGTTCCACCGGCTCGCCCAAGCGGAGAAGGACGGCGCCCCGGGGCCCGGGGAGGGACGGAGCCGCTGA
- a CDS encoding PQQ-dependent sugar dehydrogenase, translating into MTVRGGRRGRPAALLALAVLAAGCSSDGGDGDGGDGERRESPSAASASPRESAGAGENASPAPARGEVEVLGTVAEGLESPWGVVRLPDGDLLVGSRDSGRIDLVDAESGEVTEAGEVPGVSTGRGEGGLLGLALAPDFDTGGRLFAYYTAESDNRVSAFRYDGSAPAGERLAADGDLVTDIPRGEVVHHGGQLAFGPDGMLYASTGDTGDGELAQDPESLAGKVLRIDPATGGPPADNPDPGSLVYSLGHRNVQGLAWDGAGRLWAAEFGDDTWDELNRIEPGGNYGWPEHEGRGGADAGFIDPVEQWPPADASPSDLAYSQGSLWLAALRGERLWRVPLDGSEPVAEPQDFLTGEYGRLRALLPGKDGELLLVTNETDGRGTPEEGDDRILRLRVR; encoded by the coding sequence ATGACCGTACGTGGTGGCAGACGCGGCCGGCCGGCCGCGCTCCTCGCCCTGGCCGTGCTCGCGGCCGGCTGCTCCTCGGACGGCGGGGACGGCGACGGCGGCGACGGCGAGCGGCGGGAGAGCCCGTCCGCCGCGTCCGCGTCCCCCCGGGAGAGCGCGGGCGCGGGAGAGAACGCCTCGCCGGCCCCGGCCCGCGGCGAGGTCGAGGTGCTCGGAACCGTTGCGGAAGGGCTCGAATCCCCCTGGGGCGTCGTGCGGCTGCCGGACGGCGACCTGCTGGTGGGCTCGCGGGACAGCGGCCGGATCGACCTCGTCGACGCGGAGTCGGGCGAGGTGACGGAGGCCGGGGAGGTGCCGGGGGTCTCGACCGGCCGGGGCGAGGGCGGCCTGCTCGGCCTCGCGCTCGCCCCGGACTTCGATACCGGAGGCCGGCTGTTCGCCTACTACACGGCCGAGTCCGACAACCGCGTCTCCGCCTTCAGGTACGACGGCTCGGCGCCCGCGGGCGAACGGCTGGCGGCCGACGGGGACCTGGTCACGGACATCCCGCGGGGCGAGGTGGTCCACCACGGCGGGCAGCTCGCGTTCGGCCCGGACGGGATGCTGTACGCCTCCACCGGCGACACCGGCGACGGCGAGCTGGCCCAGGACCCGGAGTCGCTGGCCGGCAAGGTCCTCAGGATCGACCCGGCGACCGGCGGGCCGCCCGCGGACAATCCCGACCCCGGTTCCCTCGTCTACTCGCTCGGGCACCGCAACGTGCAGGGCCTGGCCTGGGACGGCGCGGGCCGGCTGTGGGCCGCCGAGTTCGGCGACGACACGTGGGACGAACTCAACCGCATCGAGCCCGGCGGGAACTACGGATGGCCGGAGCACGAGGGCAGGGGCGGCGCGGACGCCGGGTTCATCGACCCCGTCGAGCAATGGCCGCCGGCCGACGCCTCGCCCAGCGACCTCGCCTACAGCCAGGGCTCGCTGTGGCTGGCCGCGCTGCGCGGCGAACGCCTGTGGCGCGTCCCGCTGGACGGCAGCGAGCCGGTGGCCGAGCCGCAGGACTTCCTCACCGGCGAGTACGGGCGGCTGCGCGCCCTGCTGCCCGGCAAGGACGGCGAGCTGCTGCTGGTGACGAACGAGACGGACGGCCGCGGCACGCCCGAGGAGGGCGACGACCGCATCCTGCGGCTGCGCGTGCGCTGA
- a CDS encoding helix-turn-helix transcriptional regulator has product MDSRTVSPVFVGRAPECAALDEGLAAADAGGPQAVLVGGEAGVGKTRLVEEFLRRAEAAGAVTAVGACVEVGADGLPFAPVSTILRALYRRLGEELTRAAAGFGGELARLLPELGEPSAAVGAARDVEVRGRLFELTGRLLEALARERALALVIEDLHWSDTSTRELLGYLFRSLQSGRVMLVATYRSDDIHRRHPLRPFLAELDRLRTVRRFELARFTRDEVRSQLAGIRGSRPPEDLLDDVYQRSDGNAFFVEELAGMSEECGSGGITDSVRDLLLVRVEALPETAQRVVRLVARGGSQVEYGLLRAVAELCEDDLIAALRAAVGASVLLAQDDGTYRFRHALAREAVDDDLLPGERSRLSRRYAEALEADPALVPPDGRAARLATFWYHAHDPVKALPAVVGAASGARGQHAYAEQLQLLERALELWDAVPLEVRQSLRVAEDADSYPLCDCPDEALGLLDMLAAMTLAARYAGVPERGLSLAKRALRALDGLGHPLRAAWFWVEKSRFVRNLGRGSGREELDTAQELLRGIDASPVHARVLTEAALWGAVFAPGPDSLAVAGRAVVLARTVGDRIAELNALLSRGGLLIESGRGEEGLHDLRTVAEQAVASDLVGVFTRSHINLQSLLESMGRSEESLAVAEEGLALAYHYGLPDTQAWLQGNRSDALFSLGRWDEAEEAARSARRSGQMPVTRALAAQRLARLALARGDLAVAEAEITTLRGLHRLHNGAAAQYAHPVAEYRIALAAHQGRILDARRLWAEAVSTGLGNGTGSYTWPMVAAAAEAESAARGVPAALPGQAESLAALRDYAAGLRRDYPVWAAYAALVEAELRRAEGAGGAAEWAAVAGMFDGLGRPFELARVHQRWAEALLAEGQRERAGELLVRAHEAATALGAGLLVAGTGQLARRARLPLTREESVPGAGGGAESFGLTRRERDVLTLVAAGRSNRQIAEELFISPKTASVHVSHILAKLEVSGRGEAAALAHRLGIVGAEPVAPAG; this is encoded by the coding sequence ATGGACAGCAGAACCGTCAGCCCCGTGTTCGTCGGCCGCGCCCCCGAGTGCGCCGCGCTCGACGAGGGCCTCGCCGCGGCCGACGCGGGAGGGCCGCAGGCGGTCCTCGTCGGCGGCGAGGCGGGGGTGGGCAAGACCCGCCTGGTGGAGGAGTTCCTGCGCCGGGCGGAGGCGGCCGGCGCGGTCACCGCCGTCGGCGCGTGCGTCGAGGTGGGCGCGGACGGCCTGCCGTTCGCACCCGTGTCCACCATTCTGCGGGCGCTGTACCGCCGGCTCGGCGAGGAGCTGACGCGGGCCGCCGCCGGATTCGGCGGCGAGCTCGCGCGGTTGCTCCCCGAGCTGGGGGAGCCGAGCGCGGCGGTGGGCGCGGCACGGGACGTCGAGGTGCGCGGCCGGCTGTTCGAGCTGACGGGCCGGCTGCTCGAAGCCCTGGCGCGGGAGCGGGCACTCGCCCTCGTCATCGAGGATCTGCACTGGTCGGACACCTCGACCCGGGAGCTGCTCGGCTACCTCTTCCGCTCCCTCCAGAGCGGCCGGGTGATGCTGGTGGCCACCTACCGCTCGGACGACATCCACCGGCGCCACCCGCTGCGCCCGTTCCTCGCCGAGCTGGACCGGCTGCGTACGGTGCGGCGGTTCGAGCTGGCCCGTTTCACGCGCGACGAGGTGCGCAGCCAGCTCGCCGGCATCCGCGGCAGCCGGCCGCCCGAAGACCTGCTCGACGATGTCTACCAGCGGTCGGACGGCAACGCCTTCTTCGTCGAGGAGCTGGCCGGCATGTCGGAGGAGTGTGGTTCGGGCGGCATCACCGACTCGGTCAGGGACCTGCTGCTCGTGCGGGTCGAGGCCCTGCCGGAGACCGCGCAGCGCGTCGTGCGGCTGGTGGCCAGGGGCGGTTCCCAGGTGGAGTACGGGCTGCTGCGCGCGGTGGCCGAGCTGTGCGAGGACGACCTGATCGCCGCGCTCAGGGCCGCGGTCGGGGCCAGCGTCCTGCTCGCCCAGGACGACGGCACCTACCGGTTCCGGCACGCGCTGGCCCGCGAGGCCGTCGACGACGACCTGCTGCCGGGGGAGCGCTCCCGGCTCAGCCGGCGGTACGCCGAGGCGCTTGAGGCGGACCCGGCGCTTGTGCCGCCCGACGGGCGGGCGGCCCGGCTCGCGACCTTCTGGTACCACGCGCACGACCCGGTCAAGGCGCTGCCCGCCGTGGTGGGCGCCGCGTCGGGCGCCCGCGGGCAGCACGCGTACGCGGAGCAGCTGCAACTGCTGGAGCGGGCGCTGGAGTTGTGGGACGCCGTGCCCCTGGAGGTGCGGCAGTCCCTGCGGGTCGCGGAGGACGCGGACTCCTATCCGCTGTGCGATTGCCCGGACGAGGCGCTCGGGCTGCTCGACATGCTGGCCGCGATGACGCTCGCCGCGCGGTACGCGGGCGTGCCCGAGCGCGGTCTGTCCCTGGCCAAGCGGGCCCTGCGGGCCCTCGACGGGCTCGGCCACCCGCTGCGGGCCGCGTGGTTCTGGGTGGAGAAGTCGCGCTTCGTGCGCAACCTCGGCCGCGGCAGCGGGCGGGAGGAGCTGGACACCGCCCAGGAGCTGCTGCGGGGGATCGACGCCTCGCCCGTGCACGCGCGGGTGCTGACGGAGGCCGCGCTGTGGGGCGCGGTGTTCGCGCCCGGGCCCGACAGCCTCGCCGTCGCGGGGCGGGCCGTGGTCCTGGCCAGGACGGTGGGAGACCGGATCGCCGAGCTGAACGCGCTGCTCAGCCGCGGCGGACTGCTGATCGAGTCCGGCCGGGGCGAGGAGGGCCTGCACGACCTGCGGACCGTCGCGGAGCAGGCGGTGGCCTCCGACCTGGTCGGGGTCTTCACCCGCAGCCACATCAACCTCCAGTCCCTGCTGGAATCCATGGGCCGGTCCGAGGAGTCCCTGGCCGTGGCCGAGGAGGGCCTGGCGCTCGCCTACCACTACGGGCTGCCCGACACCCAGGCGTGGCTCCAGGGCAACCGTTCCGACGCCCTGTTCTCCCTGGGCCGGTGGGACGAGGCGGAGGAGGCCGCGCGCAGCGCGCGGCGCAGCGGGCAGATGCCGGTGACGCGGGCACTGGCCGCGCAGCGGCTGGCCCGGCTGGCGCTGGCCCGCGGCGACCTGGCCGTGGCCGAGGCGGAGATCACGACCCTGCGGGGGCTGCACCGGCTGCACAACGGCGCGGCGGCGCAGTACGCGCACCCGGTGGCCGAGTACCGGATCGCGCTGGCCGCCCACCAGGGCCGCATCCTGGACGCGCGCCGGCTGTGGGCCGAGGCCGTGTCGACCGGCCTCGGCAACGGGACGGGCTCGTACACCTGGCCCATGGTGGCCGCCGCCGCCGAGGCCGAGTCGGCGGCGCGCGGGGTGCCCGCGGCCCTGCCGGGGCAGGCGGAGTCGCTCGCCGCGCTGCGGGACTACGCGGCGGGGCTGCGCCGCGACTACCCGGTCTGGGCAGCGTACGCGGCGCTGGTCGAGGCCGAGTTGCGGCGGGCGGAAGGCGCGGGAGGGGCGGCGGAGTGGGCTGCCGTGGCCGGGATGTTCGACGGCCTCGGCCGCCCGTTCGAGTTGGCCCGGGTGCATCAGAGGTGGGCCGAGGCCCTGCTCGCGGAGGGGCAGCGGGAGCGGGCGGGGGAGCTGCTGGTCCGGGCGCACGAGGCCGCGACGGCTCTGGGCGCGGGGCTGCTCGTCGCGGGCACCGGGCAGCTGGCCCGGCGGGCCAGGCTGCCGCTGACGCGGGAGGAGAGCGTGCCGGGGGCGGGGGGCGGCGCGGAGTCGTTCGGCCTGACCCGCCGGGAGCGCGACGTGCTGACGCTGGTGGCCGCGGGCCGGAGCAACCGGCAGATAGCCGAGGAGCTGTTCATCTCGCCCAAGACGGCGAGCGTGCACGTCTCCCACATCCTGGCCAAGCTTGAGGTCTCCGGCCGCGGCGAGGCCGCGGCACTCGCCCACCGGCTCGGCATCGTCGGTGCCGAGCCGGTCGCGCCCGCCGGCTGA